One window of Rasiella rasia genomic DNA carries:
- a CDS encoding lysophospholipid acyltransferase family protein: protein MKFIKNIAHVIYRIWFYILLAIPIVIMSPILIISILREQWYPLFFRLARVWATIILLGMGFKPKIKRDEVYVKGQSYMLVANHTSMSDIMLMLYVSRNPFVFVGKKELAKIPVFGFFYKRTCILVDRKNPRSRRDVFTRAQAKLNQGLSVCIFPEGGVPDDERVLLDTFKDGAFRLAIEHKIPIAPMTFHDNKKRFSYTFLSGSPGKMRVKVHNTIPTATLEMEDKRMLNSKTRAVILNELENPTV from the coding sequence TTGAAATTTATAAAAAATATAGCGCACGTTATCTACAGAATATGGTTCTACATATTGCTGGCAATTCCTATTGTTATAATGTCGCCAATACTTATTATTAGTATTCTAAGAGAGCAGTGGTACCCTTTGTTTTTTAGGTTAGCACGAGTCTGGGCTACCATTATATTGCTAGGGATGGGATTTAAGCCCAAAATAAAGCGAGATGAGGTATATGTTAAGGGGCAGAGTTATATGTTGGTTGCTAACCATACCTCTATGAGCGACATCATGCTTATGTTGTATGTTTCTAGAAATCCATTTGTTTTTGTGGGAAAAAAAGAGCTCGCTAAAATTCCAGTCTTTGGGTTTTTCTACAAACGCACTTGTATCTTGGTAGATAGAAAAAATCCGCGAAGTAGAAGAGACGTCTTTACCCGAGCCCAAGCCAAACTCAATCAAGGACTAAGTGTCTGTATTTTTCCTGAAGGAGGTGTGCCAGACGACGAACGTGTTTTATTAGATACATTTAAGGATGGAGCATTTCGACTGGCTATAGAACATAAAATTCCTATAGCGCCCATGACCTTTCACGATAATAAGAAACGATTTTCCTATACCTTTTTAAGTGGAAGCCCAGGTAAGATGCGTGTTAAGGTACATAATACCATCCCTACAGCTACACTGGAAATGGAAGACAAACGTATGCTAAATAGCAAAACAAGAGCTGTTATTCTAAATGAGCTTGAAAACCCCACTGTATAA
- the dprA gene encoding DNA-processing protein DprA codes for MLSQNELLYTLALQRVKNLGDTSAKKLISTVGSAEGVFKEKKHHLLKIDGIGALKLKEVSATLQLPKAEAELHYILKNNIACHYFLEDTYPAKLKHCLDGPILLFERGNIHLHNRNIVSIVGTRKITSYGANFCKQCIEELAPLNPVIVSGFAYGVDISAHKVAVANNLQTIGCLAHGFNQIYPRTHKKYVTQLEENGGFLTEFWSDDPFDRSNFLKRNRIIAGISEATIVIESGEKGGSLVTADIANSYNRDVFAVPGRSTDKQSLGCNNLIKSNQAHMLTSAADLVYMLGWNVSETPRPTTQTQLFVEFSDAEKMLYTYLTSNGKEGLDTIALACQLPTFKVATLLLALELKGAVRPLPGKLFEAI; via the coding sequence ATGCTCTCACAAAATGAATTGCTGTATACCTTGGCACTACAACGGGTAAAAAATTTAGGAGACACATCGGCAAAAAAATTAATTAGTACAGTTGGTTCTGCCGAGGGTGTGTTTAAAGAAAAGAAACATCATTTACTCAAGATTGACGGAATAGGCGCCTTAAAATTAAAGGAAGTTTCGGCTACATTACAACTCCCAAAAGCTGAAGCCGAGCTTCACTATATTCTGAAAAATAATATTGCATGTCACTATTTTTTAGAAGATACTTATCCCGCAAAATTAAAACACTGTTTAGACGGACCCATACTCCTTTTTGAGCGGGGCAACATACATCTACATAATAGAAATATTGTAAGCATCGTAGGAACTAGGAAAATTACATCGTACGGAGCAAATTTTTGCAAGCAATGTATCGAAGAGCTTGCACCGCTAAACCCCGTAATTGTTTCTGGCTTTGCGTATGGAGTAGATATTTCAGCACATAAAGTGGCCGTAGCTAACAATTTGCAGACCATTGGTTGTTTGGCACACGGGTTTAACCAAATTTATCCTAGAACCCATAAAAAGTACGTGACTCAACTTGAAGAAAATGGCGGATTTCTAACCGAATTTTGGAGTGACGACCCTTTTGATCGTTCTAACTTTTTAAAACGAAACAGAATTATTGCCGGTATTAGTGAGGCCACCATTGTTATAGAATCTGGTGAGAAAGGAGGTAGCCTTGTTACGGCAGATATTGCAAATAGCTATAACCGCGATGTCTTTGCGGTACCTGGTAGATCTACAGATAAACAAAGTCTAGGGTGCAACAATTTAATAAAATCGAATCAGGCTCACATGCTTACCAGCGCGGCAGATCTTGTGTATATGCTGGGCTGGAATGTAAGTGAAACGCCAAGGCCAACTACCCAAACACAATTGTTTGTAGAGTTTTCGGATGCAGAAAAGATGTTATATACCTATCTAACTTCCAACGGTAAAGAAGGATTAGACACCATTGCGCTTGCTTGCCAACTGCCCACGTTTAAGGTGGCTACGCTTCTTTTAGCCCTTGAATTAAAAGGTGCCGTCAGGCCATTGCCAGGAAAACTTTTTGAGGCTATTTAG
- a CDS encoding HU domain-containing protein translates to MFVLMQLATYISDLLYRYECVIVPGFGAFITQYQSARVDTVTHEFYPPGKSVMFNRQLQTNDGILANYVASVENCDYTRALQKIRNFTGSLSLQLSEGKTVTVANVGDFYLNEERTVQFQPSATGNFNTASFGLSPMNIANISRETNVETAKVSEEKTPILFTPEKRTTFPYLKYAAIGLVAITLAGFGGMKLYENNVQEYNFAERQKAETMVESQIQEATFVIENPLSALTITVPKQKGKYHVVAGAFRIESNAEKKVAQLAEQGFSAKLIGANKYGLHQVVYSSHEDRLEALRALRTIKNTQNKDAWLLVKDLTK, encoded by the coding sequence ATGTTTGTTTTAATGCAGTTAGCTACGTACATAAGTGATTTGTTATATCGATACGAATGTGTTATTGTTCCAGGTTTTGGAGCTTTTATTACACAATATCAATCTGCCAGAGTAGATACAGTAACTCATGAGTTTTATCCTCCTGGTAAATCTGTTATGTTTAACAGACAGTTACAAACCAACGACGGTATTCTTGCAAATTATGTAGCGAGTGTAGAAAATTGCGATTATACACGGGCGCTTCAAAAAATTAGAAATTTTACGGGTAGTCTCTCTTTACAATTAAGCGAAGGGAAAACGGTAACTGTTGCTAACGTAGGTGATTTTTATTTGAATGAAGAACGAACCGTTCAATTTCAACCGTCTGCTACGGGTAATTTTAATACTGCTTCATTTGGGTTATCACCCATGAATATCGCGAATATTTCTCGAGAGACTAATGTTGAAACAGCTAAAGTTTCAGAAGAGAAAACACCTATTCTATTTACTCCAGAGAAAAGAACTACATTTCCATATCTTAAATATGCGGCTATTGGATTAGTTGCTATTACGTTAGCAGGTTTTGGCGGAATGAAACTGTATGAAAACAACGTACAGGAGTATAATTTTGCTGAAAGACAAAAAGCAGAAACAATGGTCGAATCTCAAATTCAGGAGGCAACTTTTGTTATTGAAAATCCGTTGTCGGCTTTAACCATTACAGTGCCTAAACAAAAAGGTAAATATCATGTGGTAGCTGGAGCGTTTAGAATTGAGAGCAACGCAGAAAAAAAAGTGGCGCAATTGGCAGAGCAAGGGTTTTCTGCGAAACTTATTGGCGCAAACAAGTATGGGTTGCATCAAGTTGTGTATAGTAGCCATGAAGACCGCTTAGAAGCGTTGCGTGCATTACGTACTATCAAGAATACGCAGAATAAAGATGCGTGGCTTCTTGTAAAAGATCTTACTAAATAA
- the trpS gene encoding tryptophan--tRNA ligase has product MARILTGLQSTGTPHLGNILGAIVPAIEISNKAQNDSYLFIADMHSLTQIKDANILRQNTYSTAATWLAFGLDINKTVFYRQSDIPQVTELSWYLSCFFPYQRLTLAHGFKDKANRLEDVNAGLFTYPMLMAADILLYDAEVVPVGKDQLQHLEMTRDVASRFHTYYENTFVMPEAKIQEKTKLIPGTDGSKMSKSKNNIINIFLPEKQLRKQVMGIETDSTPLEEPKNPDTCNVFALYRLLASENQIAEMRQNYQGGNYGYGHAKQALFEVILAKFETPRERYNHYMSNLDEIESALAVGAKKAKSVANDVLKRVRDKVGY; this is encoded by the coding sequence ATGGCGAGAATACTTACAGGCTTACAAAGCACAGGAACACCACATCTAGGAAATATTCTAGGTGCAATAGTTCCCGCAATTGAGATATCGAACAAGGCACAAAATGATTCGTATTTGTTTATTGCAGATATGCACTCACTTACTCAAATAAAAGATGCTAACATTTTAAGGCAGAACACCTACAGTACTGCTGCCACATGGCTTGCATTTGGCTTAGACATAAACAAAACTGTGTTTTACCGCCAAAGCGATATCCCACAAGTCACGGAGCTATCATGGTATTTAAGCTGCTTTTTTCCTTATCAACGCCTTACGTTGGCGCATGGTTTTAAGGATAAAGCCAATAGATTAGAAGATGTAAATGCTGGGCTTTTTACTTATCCTATGTTAATGGCTGCAGACATCTTATTATACGATGCAGAGGTGGTGCCAGTGGGGAAAGATCAGTTACAACATTTAGAAATGACTCGTGACGTGGCTTCTCGTTTTCATACGTATTATGAAAATACATTTGTGATGCCAGAAGCGAAAATTCAGGAAAAAACAAAGCTCATTCCAGGAACAGATGGTTCTAAGATGAGTAAAAGTAAAAACAATATTATTAATATCTTTTTACCAGAGAAGCAACTTAGAAAACAGGTTATGGGAATTGAAACAGACAGTACCCCCCTGGAAGAGCCAAAAAATCCAGATACCTGTAACGTTTTTGCGTTGTATCGCTTATTAGCTTCAGAAAATCAAATAGCTGAAATGCGCCAGAACTACCAAGGTGGAAATTATGGCTATGGTCATGCTAAGCAAGCACTATTTGAAGTTATTCTAGCAAAATTTGAGACCCCGAGAGAACGATACAATCACTATATGTCTAATCTTGATGAAATAGAAAGTGCATTGGCGGTTGGAGCGAAGAAAGCCAAAAGCGTCGCTAACGATGTTTTAAAACGTGTGCGCGATAAAGTTGGGTACTAA
- a CDS encoding acyl-CoA thioesterase — translation MEPKSPKLSRTVITDLVLPGETNPIGNMFGGELLARMDRAASIAARRHSRRIVVTASVNHVAFNKMIPSGSVVTVEAQVSRSFKSSMEVFMDVWIEDRENGMKTKANEGIYTFVAVDEMGNPVPVPAVVPETSLEKERFEAALRRRQLSLVLAGKLAPAEATELKALFIS, via the coding sequence ATGGAACCTAAAAGCCCGAAACTTTCACGCACCGTAATCACCGACTTAGTGTTACCTGGAGAAACCAACCCTATTGGAAATATGTTTGGTGGCGAATTATTGGCCAGAATGGATCGAGCAGCCAGTATAGCAGCTCGCAGACATAGCAGACGTATTGTTGTTACCGCATCTGTAAATCATGTGGCGTTTAATAAAATGATACCGTCTGGAAGTGTTGTAACTGTAGAAGCTCAGGTGTCGCGGTCTTTTAAAAGCTCTATGGAAGTATTTATGGATGTTTGGATAGAGGATCGTGAAAACGGAATGAAGACCAAAGCGAACGAAGGTATTTATACATTTGTAGCGGTAGACGAAATGGGCAACCCAGTTCCAGTTCCTGCTGTGGTTCCTGAAACAAGCTTAGAAAAAGAACGTTTTGAGGCAGCATTAAGAAGGCGCCAGTTAAGTTTAGTACTCGCTGGTAAATTAGCCCCTGCTGAAGCTACAGAATTGAAAGCGCTCTTTATTTCATAA
- the recA gene encoding recombinase RecA has product MSNEKDAKLKALKLTLDKLDKTYGKGTVMKMGDSAVQEVEVIPTGSLGLDVALGVGGYPRGRVIEIYGPESSGKTTLTLHAIAEAQKQGGIAAFIDAEHAFDRYYAENLGVDIENLIISQPDNGEQALEIADNLIRSGAIDIIVIDSVAALTPKSEIEGEMGDSKMGLHARLMSQALRKLTGSISKTNCTVIFINQLREKIGVMFGNPETTTGGNALKFYCSVRLDIRRSTQIKDSNSSVQGNKTRVKVVKNKVAPPFKTVEFDIMYGKGISKVGEVIDLGVDFEIIKKAGSWFSYDDTKLGQGRDAVKTLLLDNPELMEELELKIKDSIAALNE; this is encoded by the coding sequence ATGAGCAACGAAAAAGACGCAAAATTAAAGGCATTAAAACTTACCTTAGACAAATTAGACAAGACCTACGGAAAAGGAACGGTCATGAAAATGGGCGATAGCGCCGTACAAGAAGTAGAAGTAATACCCACAGGATCGTTAGGTCTTGATGTAGCATTAGGTGTAGGAGGCTATCCAAGAGGACGAGTGATTGAAATCTACGGACCAGAATCTTCTGGTAAAACCACATTAACGCTTCATGCCATTGCAGAAGCGCAAAAGCAAGGTGGCATTGCCGCGTTTATAGATGCCGAGCATGCTTTTGATAGATATTATGCAGAAAATTTAGGGGTTGATATAGAAAATCTCATCATTTCGCAACCTGATAATGGCGAACAAGCCTTAGAGATTGCCGACAACCTAATTAGAAGTGGTGCCATAGACATTATTGTAATTGACTCTGTAGCAGCTCTAACGCCTAAAAGTGAAATAGAAGGTGAAATGGGTGATAGCAAAATGGGACTGCATGCGCGTTTAATGTCGCAGGCCTTGCGAAAACTTACAGGGTCTATAAGCAAGACTAACTGTACGGTGATCTTTATTAACCAATTACGTGAAAAAATTGGGGTGATGTTTGGGAATCCGGAAACCACTACTGGTGGAAATGCCCTAAAATTTTACTGTTCGGTACGTTTAGACATTCGTCGTTCTACACAAATTAAAGACAGCAACAGTTCTGTACAAGGAAATAAAACCCGCGTAAAAGTGGTAAAAAACAAGGTGGCACCTCCTTTTAAAACCGTAGAATTTGACATTATGTACGGAAAAGGAATTTCGAAAGTAGGTGAGGTAATAGATTTAGGAGTAGACTTCGAGATTATTAAAAAAGCTGGATCTTGGTTTAGCTACGATGACACAAAACTAGGGCAAGGACGCGACGCTGTAAAAACGCTCCTTTTAGACAATCCGGAGTTAATGGAAGAGCTAGAACTAAAAATAAAAGATTCTATTGCTGCGTTAAACGAATAA
- a CDS encoding RNA polymerase sigma factor → MTLDELIQKCKQHDVSAQGELYKQYSSVMFSICLRYSPNYTEAEDNLQDAFMTIFDKIGQFKGKGSFEGWMKRVTVNTVLQKYRRQKVYAIKEEANLEQPDDEDVVIESEVPLAFLLKIIQELPDRYRLVFSMYVLDGYQHKEIAEMLGISDGTSKSNLARARGILKTKIEAYRTTEE, encoded by the coding sequence TTGACATTAGATGAGCTCATACAAAAATGTAAGCAGCACGATGTAAGCGCGCAGGGTGAATTGTACAAACAATACTCCAGCGTTATGTTTTCCATCTGCTTGCGGTATTCGCCAAATTATACAGAGGCCGAAGACAATCTGCAAGATGCATTCATGACCATTTTTGATAAAATTGGGCAGTTTAAAGGCAAAGGTTCTTTTGAAGGTTGGATGAAGCGTGTTACGGTAAATACCGTGCTACAGAAGTATAGAAGACAAAAAGTCTATGCTATTAAAGAAGAAGCCAATTTAGAACAACCTGATGATGAAGATGTAGTGATAGAAAGTGAAGTGCCATTGGCATTTTTACTAAAAATCATTCAGGAATTACCAGATAGGTACAGATTGGTGTTTTCTATGTATGTATTAGATGGGTATCAGCATAAAGAGATAGCTGAAATGTTAGGAATTAGCGATGGCACGTCTAAATCTAATCTAGCCAGAGCAAGAGGCATATTGAAAACGAAAATTGAAGCCTATAGAACAACGGAAGAATAA
- a CDS encoding S8 family serine peptidase encodes MKSSTFFSTMRIKSMCFMALVMVSAMSFAQNPYTIQFQDETIEMPENIGTFQWADMPEKSQLANGFVGWVQFYNTPTQDVQDLFAANRLELINYISNHAYLFYFPANTSVALLADNGVRSIVPVDNRVKLSSALKTGAIGDWAISGDNFLVTLQHHDKVSTDYVIAQLAAEQIGVVERYSNSNNIDLTIPNNCLDALSNLSFVKWVEVVVAPSIPDDLRGRSLHRASALDTQTTAGRNYDGTGIGVMCRDDGAVGPHIDFQGRIFGIVGNNGSNTHGDGVSGIMAGAGNRDPKNRGMAAGADLHVVNYNASFLDTATNNLIASGDVQITNSSYSNGCNAGYTTITETVDQQSIDTPELLHVFSAGNSNNLDCGYGAGNQWGNITGGHKQGKNVIATANVFFDGELVSSSSRGPAHDGRIKPDISANGQNQISTAPNNGYLTFGGTSGAAPGIAGISAQLYQAYMEANGGSMPDGALIKAALLNTANEAGNVGPDFKFGWGIVNGLRAGILIEDGRHLDDAISQGGSNTHNITVPAGTAQLRVMLYWNDPAANVGATTALVNDLDLEVTDPGSTTFQPWILDSTPNATALDTPATNGVDRLNNVEQVLINNPTAGTYDIDISGFNVPEGPQDYYVVWEVIEENLTLTYPNGGEKLRANNPYVIHWDAINTTQDFVLEYSDDDGASWSNIATVDNDETLFTWSFPATFTGEGLVRITSGAFSDVSDVNFSVANFPTVMNVTKVCEGEATFTWTAVADAESYDVYLLGEKYMEVVANVTTETATVPVVEGGGGNYNFWYAIAAKNDTEGWESPRRIASNYDGGTLDCVLGVNDNALANSITMYPNPADNKVFIDFGTTTVSDVTIAVTNSLGQTIQTLSNRDVNSTQTAINVSNFGTGIYFVTITADGSQTTKKLVVK; translated from the coding sequence ATGAAAAGTTCTACTTTTTTCTCTACAATGAGAATTAAAAGTATGTGTTTTATGGCGCTTGTAATGGTCTCTGCCATGTCATTTGCTCAAAACCCATACACAATCCAGTTTCAAGATGAAACAATTGAGATGCCTGAAAATATTGGCACATTTCAATGGGCAGACATGCCAGAAAAATCACAATTAGCTAACGGGTTTGTTGGTTGGGTACAATTTTACAATACTCCAACTCAAGATGTTCAAGATTTGTTTGCAGCAAACAGATTAGAGCTAATTAACTATATTTCTAATCACGCTTACCTATTTTATTTCCCAGCAAACACGTCTGTAGCATTGTTAGCAGACAACGGTGTACGTTCTATTGTTCCTGTTGATAACCGTGTTAAATTATCTAGTGCACTTAAAACAGGCGCTATTGGTGACTGGGCTATTAGCGGAGATAACTTTTTAGTGACTTTACAACATCACGACAAAGTTTCTACAGATTATGTAATTGCGCAATTGGCTGCAGAACAAATTGGTGTTGTTGAAAGATATTCGAATTCTAACAATATTGATTTAACGATTCCTAACAACTGTTTAGACGCACTATCTAACCTTTCTTTTGTAAAGTGGGTTGAAGTAGTTGTAGCTCCTTCTATTCCTGATGATCTTCGTGGAAGATCACTTCACAGAGCGAGTGCACTTGATACACAAACTACTGCTGGAAGAAATTATGACGGTACTGGTATTGGTGTAATGTGTAGAGATGACGGAGCTGTTGGTCCGCATATTGATTTCCAGGGAAGAATATTTGGTATAGTTGGTAATAACGGTAGCAACACTCACGGAGATGGTGTTTCTGGTATTATGGCTGGAGCGGGTAATAGAGACCCAAAAAATAGAGGTATGGCAGCTGGAGCAGATTTACACGTTGTAAATTATAACGCTAGTTTCCTAGATACTGCAACTAACAACCTTATTGCAAGTGGTGACGTACAGATTACTAACTCTTCATATAGTAACGGATGTAACGCTGGGTATACTACAATTACAGAAACAGTAGATCAGCAAAGTATTGATACTCCAGAATTATTACATGTGTTTTCTGCAGGTAACTCTAACAACCTAGATTGTGGATACGGAGCAGGAAACCAATGGGGAAATATTACAGGTGGTCATAAGCAAGGTAAAAATGTTATTGCTACTGCCAATGTATTTTTTGATGGTGAATTAGTAAGTTCAAGTAGCCGTGGGCCAGCACATGATGGTCGTATCAAGCCAGATATTTCTGCTAACGGGCAGAACCAAATATCTACTGCACCAAACAATGGATACCTTACTTTTGGTGGTACTTCAGGAGCAGCTCCTGGAATTGCAGGAATTTCTGCTCAATTATACCAAGCGTATATGGAAGCAAACGGAGGTTCTATGCCAGACGGTGCATTGATTAAAGCAGCACTTTTAAATACTGCTAACGAAGCTGGAAACGTGGGTCCTGACTTTAAATTTGGTTGGGGAATTGTTAACGGACTTAGAGCAGGTATTTTAATTGAAGATGGACGTCACTTAGATGATGCTATCTCTCAAGGCGGTTCAAACACACACAACATTACCGTTCCTGCTGGAACTGCTCAATTACGTGTAATGCTTTACTGGAACGATCCTGCTGCAAATGTAGGTGCTACAACAGCATTGGTAAACGATCTAGATCTTGAAGTTACTGATCCGGGATCTACTACATTCCAACCTTGGATTCTAGATTCTACTCCAAATGCAACTGCATTAGATACACCTGCAACCAATGGTGTAGACAGATTAAATAATGTAGAGCAAGTATTAATCAATAATCCAACAGCTGGAACATACGATATTGATATTTCTGGATTTAACGTGCCAGAAGGACCTCAAGACTATTACGTAGTTTGGGAAGTTATAGAAGAAAACTTAACATTAACATACCCTAACGGTGGTGAGAAGCTACGTGCTAACAACCCATACGTAATACACTGGGACGCTATTAACACTACGCAAGATTTTGTATTAGAATACTCAGATGATGATGGTGCTTCTTGGAGCAATATCGCAACGGTAGATAATGATGAAACACTTTTCACTTGGTCTTTCCCTGCAACATTTACTGGAGAAGGATTAGTACGTATTACAAGCGGAGCATTCTCAGACGTAAGTGATGTAAACTTCTCTGTTGCAAATTTCCCTACAGTAATGAACGTAACTAAAGTGTGTGAAGGAGAAGCAACCTTTACATGGACAGCTGTTGCAGACGCAGAATCTTACGATGTTTATCTTCTAGGCGAAAAGTATATGGAAGTAGTTGCCAATGTAACAACTGAAACGGCTACAGTACCTGTTGTTGAAGGTGGTGGTGGAAACTATAACTTCTGGTATGCTATTGCAGCCAAAAATGATACAGAAGGTTGGGAAAGTCCAAGAAGAATAGCTTCTAACTACGATGGTGGAACGCTAGACTGTGTGTTAGGTGTTAATGATAATGCACTTGCAAATAGCATTACAATGTATCCTAACCCAGCAGACAATAAAGTATTTATTGACTTTGGAACTACCACTGTAAGTGACGTAACAATAGCTGTAACAAATAGCTTAGGACAGACTATTCAAACGTTATCTAATAGAGATGTAAACAGTACGCAAACTGCAATTAATGTATCTAACTTCGGAACAGGTATCTACTTTGTTACCATTACCGCAGATGGATCTCAAACTACAAAGAAGCTTGTTGTAAAATAA
- a CDS encoding outer membrane beta-barrel protein — protein sequence MKEKKNIDELFKAQFQNFEATPSPAVWDGIEARLKEKKKERRVIPIWWRVAGVAALIALLFTVGLSLFDTTTTPSNEIVTEEVSPKTNTNSTTNDDSSTIVDKTVISNETQVASENNTTTTTSERKTNVTTPKNNSIISEEKQINNSIVSKEAVAETGTNKRTNNTNTTTQNKTSNTQLRKTPSEKASTIYNTKKEAVAVAKNPNNKVNKNSETTLNPLVKDNTKVVSEKVGIAGNIKNENTTISEENKINKAKEIITTETEVATTTEAEENKKSIFDAIEENKQLEETKLKKEGPTNRWAVAPTVGPVYYGSLSEGSSIDPMFADNRQNGDVNLSYGVQVAYDISEKLTIRSGVNNVNLSYATGDVEVATAPVAFAIEAVDYGGRSAVTTVFDKGGIPSNTDAGAFGNIVPKSTGGSAEISQQLSYYEVPLELKYDLFDNRFGMNIIGGMSTLFLGNNELVVNDGDFRTVLGEANNLNSISFTTNIGLGFNYQLSKKLKFNIEPMFKYQLNPYTDSSIAFKPYYLGVYSGLSFKF from the coding sequence ATGAAAGAAAAGAAAAACATAGACGAACTCTTCAAAGCGCAGTTTCAAAATTTTGAAGCTACACCTTCTCCTGCTGTTTGGGATGGTATTGAAGCGCGACTTAAAGAGAAGAAAAAAGAGCGTCGCGTAATTCCAATTTGGTGGCGTGTAGCTGGCGTTGCCGCGTTAATTGCTTTGCTATTCACCGTAGGTCTTTCTTTGTTTGATACTACCACAACCCCTTCTAATGAAATTGTAACAGAAGAGGTTTCTCCTAAAACCAATACTAATTCTACTACCAATGACGATAGTTCAACGATTGTTGATAAAACCGTTATTAGTAATGAAACGCAGGTGGCTTCAGAAAATAATACAACTACTACCACTTCGGAACGTAAAACTAATGTTACAACCCCAAAGAACAATTCGATTATTTCCGAAGAAAAACAAATTAACAATAGTATTGTAAGCAAAGAGGCAGTTGCCGAGACGGGCACCAACAAAAGAACGAATAATACCAACACTACAACTCAAAATAAAACTTCTAACACACAACTTCGGAAAACCCCATCAGAGAAGGCTTCAACAATTTATAACACGAAAAAGGAAGCTGTAGCAGTTGCAAAAAATCCTAATAATAAGGTAAATAAAAATTCTGAAACTACCCTAAACCCTTTGGTGAAGGACAACACAAAGGTAGTTTCAGAAAAAGTTGGAATTGCAGGAAATATCAAAAATGAAAACACGACGATTTCCGAAGAAAATAAAATTAACAAGGCTAAAGAAATTATTACAACCGAAACTGAAGTAGCAACAACGACAGAAGCTGAAGAAAACAAAAAATCGATTTTTGATGCTATTGAAGAGAACAAGCAACTCGAGGAAACGAAACTTAAAAAAGAAGGACCTACCAATCGGTGGGCAGTAGCGCCTACTGTTGGCCCTGTGTACTACGGTTCGCTTTCTGAAGGATCGTCTATAGACCCAATGTTTGCAGATAACCGCCAGAATGGTGATGTAAATTTGAGTTACGGTGTGCAAGTTGCCTATGATATTTCTGAAAAATTAACCATAAGATCTGGTGTAAATAATGTGAACTTAAGTTATGCTACAGGTGATGTTGAAGTAGCTACTGCGCCCGTTGCATTTGCTATTGAAGCTGTAGATTATGGTGGTAGAAGTGCTGTAACAACTGTTTTTGATAAAGGCGGTATTCCTTCCAACACAGATGCGGGTGCTTTTGGAAACATAGTCCCAAAATCTACCGGAGGCAGCGCAGAAATAAGTCAGCAACTAAGCTATTACGAAGTACCTCTAGAATTAAAGTACGACTTATTTGATAACCGATTTGGCATGAACATAATTGGGGGTATGAGTACATTATTTTTAGGAAACAATGAATTAGTAGTAAACGACGGCGATTTTAGAACCGTTTTAGGTGAAGCTAATAATTTAAATTCTATAAGTTTTACCACGAACATCGGGCTCGGATTTAATTACCAACTGAGCAAAAAATTAAAGTTTAATATTGAACCGATGTTCAAATATCAACTCAATCCATATACAGATTCGAGTATAGCTTTTAAACCCTACTATTTGGGTGTGTATAGCGGGTTGAGTTTTAAATTTTAG